The following are from one region of the Rhodopirellula sp. P2 genome:
- the hisG gene encoding ATP phosphoribosyltransferase: MTTSAPLGSSPDPDSFLRLGIPSKGRLSELATGLLNQAGLSFRRQNRGLFARVSGLPIDLIFLRTDDIPTLCAEGAIDMGITGSDLVQEAGANVEQRMAFGVGRCRLAFCVPDDEDYTDASQLDGKRIATSFPHVTEQYLATKNAKAHLVSLSGSVEAMIRLGVADAIVDLVETGSTLAANRLRILEEIGHYETVLIQNEAHRCKEVANRLVSRLEGVVLARDYSLVEYNIPRSQLGEAEKITPGFNSPTINSLEDKDWCAIQVMVRRGEVVEVMERLKEIGASGIFEMTINNCRL; the protein is encoded by the coding sequence ATGACGACTTCGGCCCCCCTCGGAAGCAGCCCTGACCCCGACAGCTTTTTGCGTTTGGGGATCCCCAGCAAAGGCCGACTCAGCGAATTGGCAACCGGATTGCTGAACCAAGCCGGACTGAGCTTCCGCCGTCAGAATCGTGGCCTGTTCGCTCGGGTCAGTGGATTGCCAATCGATTTGATCTTCTTGCGAACCGATGACATTCCCACATTGTGTGCCGAAGGCGCCATCGACATGGGCATCACCGGCAGCGACTTGGTGCAGGAAGCCGGAGCAAACGTCGAACAACGCATGGCGTTTGGTGTCGGCCGGTGTCGACTGGCCTTTTGCGTGCCCGACGACGAAGACTACACCGACGCATCGCAACTGGACGGCAAACGAATTGCCACCAGCTTCCCGCACGTCACCGAGCAATACCTGGCCACCAAAAACGCAAAGGCACATCTGGTGTCGTTGTCCGGCAGCGTCGAAGCCATGATTCGCTTGGGGGTCGCGGACGCCATCGTGGACTTGGTCGAAACCGGCAGCACCCTGGCCGCCAACCGATTGCGGATCCTGGAAGAAATCGGTCACTACGAAACGGTGCTGATCCAAAACGAAGCCCATCGCTGCAAAGAAGTCGCCAATCGACTGGTCTCGCGACTGGAAGGCGTCGTCCTCGCACGCGACTATTCGTTGGTCGAATACAACATCCCGCGATCCCAGCTCGGTGAAGCCGAAAAGATCACCCCCGGTTTCAACTCGCCAACCATCAATTCGCTCGAAGACAAAGACTGGTGTGCGATCCAAGTCATGGTCCGGCGCGGCGAAGTCGTCGAAGTCATGGAACGCCTCAAAGAAATCGGCGCGTCCGGGATCTTTGAAATGACGATCAACAACTGCCGCTTGTAG